One part of the Panthera leo isolate Ple1 chromosome D4, P.leo_Ple1_pat1.1, whole genome shotgun sequence genome encodes these proteins:
- the AIF1L gene encoding allograft inflammatory factor 1-like isoform X2, whose translation MEFDLNNEGEIDLMSLKRMMEKLGVPKTHLEMKKMISEVTGGVSDTISYRDFVNMMLGKRSAVLKLVMMFEGKANESSPKPVGPPPERDIASLP comes from the exons ATGGAGTTTGACCTGAACAATGAGGGCGAGATTG ACCTGATGTCTTTAAAGAGGATGATGGAGAAGCTCGGGGTCCCCAAGACCCACCTGGAGATGAAAAAGATGATCTCAGAGGTGACAGGTGGCGTCAGCGACACCATCTCCTACCGTGACTTCGTGAACATGATGTTGGGGAAGCGGTCGGCTGTGCTCAAGCT AGTCATGATGTTTGAAGGAAAAGCCAACGAGAGCAGCCCCAAGCCAGTTGGTCCCCCTCCAGAGAGAGACATTGCCAGCCTGCCCTGA